In Triticum urartu cultivar G1812 chromosome 6, Tu2.1, whole genome shotgun sequence, the following proteins share a genomic window:
- the LOC125513821 gene encoding phytosulfokine receptor 1-like: protein MGHFLMRRTTTWPSCFILWCLSVQLLLLSPVYSLNQSSCNPDDYGALEGFLRGVTGGISGWTLSNTTSEVANCCAWVGVTCDAGGRVIRLDLHGRKLKGELAPSLAQLGHLQWLNLSDNNLRGAIPAPLLQLHRLQRLDVSNNELSGTFPANVSLPVIEVFNISFNSFSGTHPTLHGSAQLTVFDAGYNMFTGRIDSSICESSRVIRVIRFTSNLFAGELPEGFGNCIKLEELYAELNSISGSLPDDLFKLQFLKNLTLQENQLTGRMSPRFGNLSSLAQLDISFNSFSGHLPDVFGRLGKLEYFSAQSNLLRGPLPASLSQSPSLKMLYLRNNSLNGRINLNCLKMTQLSSLDLGTNKFIGTIDSLSDCHRLRSLNLGTNNLSGEIPADFRKLQFLSYISLSNNSFTNVSSALSVLQDCPSLTSLVLTKNFHDGKAWPMTGIHGFHKIQVFAIANSHLSGAIPPWLANFRELKVLDLSWNQLSGDIPAWIGDLEFLFYVDLSNNSLTGVIPNSFSSMKGLLTFNSSQQSTETDYFPFFIKRNKTGKGLQYKQVSSFPPSLILSHNKLIGAILPGFGSLKNLYVLDLSNNNISGIIPDELSGMSSLESLDLSHNNLTGSIPYSLTKLNFLSSFSVAYNNLMGTVPLRGQFSTFTGSDYEGNPNLCGTRFGLSPCQSNHAPIISATGNRKNKGLILGIIIGIAIGAAMVLSVAVVLALKRSFRRQDHIVKAVVDTNVAFELAPASLVLLFQNEDDDKALTISDILKSTNYFDQANIIGCGGFGLVYKGTLPDGAKIAIKRLSGDFGQMEREFKAEVETLSKAKHPNLVLLQGYCRNGSDRLLIYSYMANGSLDHWLHEKPDGPSRLNWQRRLQIAKGAARGLAYLHLSCEPHILHRDIKSSNILLDENFEAQLADFGLARLICPYDTHVTTDLVGTLGYIPPEYGQSSVATFKGDVYSFGIVLLELLTGKRPVDMCKRKGARELVSWVMHMKGEHREADVLDRAMYDKKFEMQMMKMIDIACLCISESPKLRPLTHELVLWLDNVCASSEATK from the coding sequence ATGGGGCATTTCTTGATGCGACGCACTACCACATGGCCAAGCTGTTTCATCCTATGGTGCTTGTCCGTGCAGCTTCTCTTGCTGTCTCCGGTGTACTCCCTCAACCAAAGCTCCTGCAACCCAGATGATTATGGTGCACTGGAAGGCTTCCTGAGAGGTGTCACCGGAGGCATCAGCGGCTGGACGCTCTCAAACACGACCTCCGAAGTGGCCAACTGCTGTGCATGGGTGGGCGTCACATGCGACGCCGGCGGCCGGGTCATCAGGCTGGACCTCCATGGCAGGAAACTCAAGGGCGAGCTGGCACCTTCGCTCGCACAACTGGGCCATCTCCAGTGGCTCAACCTCTCCGATAACAACCTCCGTGGTGCCATCCCAGCACCCCTCCTTCAGCTCCATAGACTGCAGCGGCTCGACGTAAGCAACAACGAGCTTTCTGGCACATTCCCGGCCAACGTCTCGCTCCCGGTGATTGAGGTCTTCAACATATCGTTCAACTCGTTCAGCGGCACCCATCCCACACTCCATGGTTCAGCGCAGCTCACGGTGTTCGATGCAGGGTACAATATGTTCACCGGGAGAATTGATTCAAGCATCTGTGAGTCATCTCGAGTGATCCGTGTGATAAGATTCACTTCGAATCTCTTTGCCGGGGAACTGCCGGAAGGCTTTGGAAACTGCATAAAGCTCGAGGAGCTATATGCCGAGCTCAACAGCATCTCCGGGAGCTTGCCAGACGACCTATTCAAGTTGCAATTTCTGAAGAATTTGACTCTGCAGGAGAATCAGCTCACTGGTAGGATGAGCCCGAGGTTTGGCAATCTGTCCAGCCTTGCTCAGCTGGACATTTCTTTTAATTCCTTCTCTGGACACCTTCCAGATGTTTTTGGTAGGCTTGGCAAGTTAGAGTACTTCTCTGCACAGTCCAACCTCCTCAGAGGCCCGTTGCCTGCTTCATTGTCTCAATCGCCATCATTGAAGATGTTGTACTTGCGGAACAATTCACTGAATGGAAGGATCAACCTCAATTGCTTGAAGATGACACAACTGAGCTCACTTGACCTTGGGACAAATAAGTTTATTGGCACAATTGATAGCTTGTCAGATTGCCATCGTCTCAGAAGCCTAAATCTTGGCACAAATAACCTCAGTGGCGAAATACCAGCTGATTTTAGAAAGCTTCAGTTTTTGTCCTACATCTCACTTTCGAACAACAGCTTCACAAATGTTTCCTCGGCATTATCTGTCCTTCAAGACTGTCCAAGCCTAACAAGCCTTGTGTTGACAAAGAACTTCCATGATGGGAAGGCCTGGCCGATGACTGGAATACATGGCTTTCATAAGATCCAGGTGTTTGCCATTGCTAATAGCCATCTTTCAGGAGCAATACCACCATGGTTAGCTAATTTCAGAGAATTGAAGGTCCTAGATTTGTCATGGAATCAACTGTCTGGGGATATTCCTGCATGGATTGGTGATCTCGAGTTTCTATTCTATGTGGATCTTTCTAACAATTCACTTACAGGGGTAATACCAAACAGTTTCTCGAGCATGAAGGGACTTCTTACATTCAACAGCTCACAGCAATCCACAGAGACTGATTATTTTCCTTTCTTCATTAAAAGGAACAAAACAGGCAAAGGGTTGCAGTACAAACAGGTTAGCAGCTTTCCACCGTCTCTAATTCTCAGTCATAACAAGCTCATAGGTGCCATATTGCCGGGCTTTGGAAGCCTCAAGAACCTGTATGTCTTGGACCTCAGCAACAACAATATTTCTGGTATCATTCCTGATGAGCTATCAGGCATGTCTAGCTTGGAATCCTTGGATTTGTCACATAACAATCTCACCGGAAGCATTCCCTATTCATTGACAAAGTTGAATTTTCTATCAAGCTTCAGTGTGGCATACAATAATCTGATGGGCACAGTTCCATTAAGAGGGCAATTCTCAACATTCACTGGTTCTGATTATGAGGGGAACCCCAACCTTTGTGGCACCCGCTTTGGCTTATCCCCATGTCAGTCCAATCATGCTCCCATCATCTCTGCAACGGGAAATCGGAAGAACAAGGGTCTCATATTAGGAATAATTATTGGCATTGCAATTGGAGCAGCAATGGTTTTGTCTGTTGCTGTTGTACTTGCGTTGAAGAGAAGCTTCAGAAGGCAGGATCATATAGTTAAGGCTGTTGTGGATACAAATGTAGCATTCGAATTGGCACCAGCGTCACTGGTACTTCTGTTTCAGAACGAAGATGATGACAAGGCATTGACTATCAGTGACATTTTGAAATCTACAAACTACTTTGATCAGGCTAACATCATTGGTTGTGGTGGGTTTGGTCTAGTGTACAAGGGAACATTGCCAGATGGAGCAAAGATCGCCATCAAAAGACTATCGGGTGATTTTGGCCAGATGGAGAGGGAGTTCAAAGCAGAAGTGGAAACTTTATCAAAAGCTAAGCATCCTAATCTTGTGCTTCTACAAGGTTACTGCAGGAATGGCAGTGACAGGCTCCTGATCTACTCTTACATGGCGAATGGCAGCCTAGACCACTGGCTTCATGAAAAGCCTGATGGCCCATCCAGATTAAACTGGCAGAGAAGGCTTCAGATAGCCAAAGGAGCGGCACGAGGTTTGGCATACCTGCACTTGTCATGCGAACCTCACATACTACACCGTGATATCAAGTCAAGCAACATACTCCTGGATGAGAATTTTGAAGCTCAATTGGCTGATTTTGGGCTTGCTCGGCTAATTTGTCCCTATGATACACATGTGACAACTGACCTAGTTGGCACACTGGGTTACATCCCCCCTGAGTATGGCCAGTCTTCAGTAGCCACTTTCAAAGGTGATGTGTATAGTTTTGGCATTGTTCTTCTGGAGTTATTAACAGGAAAGAGGCCTGTTGATATGTGCAAGAGGAAGGGAGCTAGGGAGTTGGTCTCATGGGTTATGCACATGAAAGGAGAACACCGTGAAGCCGACGTATTGGACCGTGCAATGTATGACAAGAAATTTGAGATGCAAATGATGAAGATGATTGATATTGCATGTTTGTGCATTAGTGAGTCACCTAAACTGAGGCCATTAACCCATGAATTAGTGCTATGGCTTGACAACGTTTGTGCTAGCAGTGAAGCAACAAAGTGA
- the LOC125513822 gene encoding probable aquaporin PIP2-2: MAKDIEAAPQGGEFSTKDYSDPPPAPIVDFEELTKWSLYRAVIAEFVATLLFLYITVATVIGYKHQSDPTVNTTDAACSGVGILGIAWAFGGMIFVLVYCTAGVSGGHINPAVTFGLFLARKVSLIRALLYIIAQCLGAICGVGLVKGFQSSYYVRYGGGANELSAGYSKGTGLAAEIIGTFVLVYTVFSATDPKRNARDSHIPVLAPLPIGFAVFMVHLATIPITGTGINPARSLGAAVIYNKDKAWDDQWIFWVGPLIGAAIAAAYHQYVLRASAAKLGSYRSN, from the exons ATGGCGAAGGACATTGAGGCGGCACCCCAGGGCGGCGAGTTCTCCACCAAGGACTACTCGGACCCGCCGCCGGCGCCGATCGTGGACTTCGAGGAGCTGACCAAGTGGTCGCTCTACCGCGCGGTGATCGCCGAGTTCGTCGCCACGCTCCTCTTCCTCTACATCACCGTGGCCACCGTCATCGGGTACAAGCACCAGTCCGACCCCACCGTCAACACCACCGACGCGGCCTGCAGCGGCGTCGGCATCCTCGGGATCGCCTGGGCCTTCGGCGGCATGATCTTCGTCCTCGTCTACTGCACCGCCGGCGTCTCAG GTGGGCACATCAACCCTGCGGTGACGTTCGGGCTGTTCCTGGCGAGGAAGGTGTCGCTCATCCGGGCGCTGCTCTACATCATCGCGCAGTGCCTCGGCGCCATCTGCGGCGTCGGGCTGGTCAAGGGCTTCCAGAGCTCCTACTACGTGCGGTACGGCGGCGGCGCCAACGAGCTCAGCGCAGGCTACTCCAAGGGCACCGGGCTCGCGGCCGAGATCATCGGCACCTTCGTGCTCGTCTACACCGTCTTCTCCGCCACCGACCCCAAGCGCAACGCCCGTGACTCCCACATCCCG GTGCTGGCTCCTCTCCCAATCGGATTCGCCGTGTTCATGGTCCACCTGGCCACCATCCCCATCACCGGCACCGGCATCAACCCGGCGAGAAGCTTGGGAGCTGCTGTCATCTACAACAAAGACAAGGCCTGGGATGACCAA TGGATCTTCTGGGTGGGGCCGCTGATCGGCGCCGCCATCGCCGCTGCCTACCACCAGTACGTGCTGAGGGCCAGCGCCGCCAAGCTCGGGTCCTACAGGAGCAACTAA